The Brassica rapa cultivar Chiifu-401-42 chromosome A10, CAAS_Brap_v3.01, whole genome shotgun sequence genome segment ATCAAACGGAGAGAAAAATGTATGGACAAATATGCCAATGAATTCTCCGTAAGGCCCGGATGAGATACATATACTTTGTTCTATCACCGAAACAAAACTTAACGATCAGTAATGATACTCTCTTTTCTCAAAAACCATTAAGATAATTCTCTCTCTCATTTTAGACCCAAAAGAACAATGGCATTAAGGTGTAAGAACAACaaacctaatataataaaacagaGGTATTTTTCCAGTATGAATGTAGAATCAAGCATGATATGCTTTTTTCAGCTGATGCAATTCACTGCTTAAAGCCTCCGGATTGGTGGTACCTTTGGTTACTGAGGCTGGAGAAGAAACCATCTGAGATTTCaggtgtttgttgttgttgctgctgttgTGCACTGTAGAGTCCCGTTTTACCTAGCCCGGATCCTGCACCCATAGACCACCCTGAGTAGTACGCAGCAGCAGATGCCTTGTTCCCTTCGTCATTGCTCAGGCCTCTCACAACGCCCACATCCGCAAGAGAAGCCTTTTTACCTGGTTACAAGGAGAATAAATTAGCAGGTACTCTGAAAGCAAAAAGCCCTATAATTTACTGACGCAATGGTAAGTCAAGCTACATGTTATTGGAGCTCATGTGGGCTAAGTATTTCGactatatatattcataattcATTAATCAGCTGGGATGTAATTCATCAATTTTTGGGTTTGATCTGCAACAGACTCGATTCAAGAGAAAATAAACTACATTCTTTTTTAGTTATCTATCACATACTAGTGCACAACACAAGTACACAAGAAAAAGTTAAGAGAAAGTTTTGACTTACTAGCAGTTATTGAGATCAATCAGTCCACGGCTCAGCGAATCTGCCCAGATTCCAGATTTCACTTGAAAAGGATCCTTCTTTTGCAACCGTTGTGGCTTTGAGTCTGCCAAAGACATTGGGCTTGTGGTTCTTGTTGCACTCCCATGTAGAACTGGAGCCTGTGGACCTGTAGAGACTGAAGCCGAGTGAGAAGTGAAGGCGCCAAAAGGATCAGTTCCATCAAAATTTTCCATAGGAACTGCAGCAAATGGGTCAACAATGCTTGGAGTGGTCATCGGCTCAGGTTTAGGAATCTTGGCTTCTGGGCGTGCAACTGTTTCAGGAGATGCAAAAAGATCAACCGTCGGAGGAGCTGAAGAAACCGTGCCAATAGTTTCAGATACAGAGAAAAGATCAACTTCTTTTTGCAGAAACAAACATGCCGAAGGATAAGTCATTGTGAATTGTAATGAGTTCAACAGAAAAACTGAACGTATTTGTCCAGCAGCGCGAAATTGCATCATATGAATGGACATTTAGTAGGGGGATTTTTTATGTTAAAAGTTGTATACTAGCTTGGAAGAAAGAAGTCACCCACCTGTGTCTACGACCCAAAGTCTGTTCCTGGACTGGAGGCTGATACAAAAGTTGCATCAGCAAACAAATCAGACTCTTGAAACTTCCCATTGTTGTTGGTGGAAGATGTTTCAGTTGGCCCAGAATCCAAGAAGTCACCAATCAGATCTGCTCCAAAAATGTCCACTTGGTTGGCACTGCCTGTGGAAGGCTCTGCAGAAAATAAACACCATACATATAAGACATGGACATACAAAAAATGTATACATGTTGTGCGCTATAATTCACAAAACCAAATTTtactcatttaaaaaaaaaaacattcaacaaGTTCAGCCATCGTTGAAAGTAACATACTATTACTCGAAGATCCACGTGGATCAAAGTCATCAAAATCATCATCGTTGTTTGAAGGAGCTGCAGATGCATGTGAAGGTATGGAACTATGTTTCCCAGAGTCGGGTGACTTTTTTCCACTGGATAGATTATCATGGTCCGTACTGCACATCAATGATTGAACCGACTGAGCAAGAATGCAATTTAATTTGCTCACACAAGATAATGagtcaaaaacaaaacaaagaaaaagcaTACGAGCATCCTCAACTGCTCTCAAGTTGAAGATACACCCAAAATCAAGAACATCAGCATATCAATGGGGTTGGGAAAAACCTGCCATACCGTGAAAAGCTTTTCTTCGAAGTGTAGCTTTGCTCTTCACTTTTAACACCGCGCCTTGACTTTTGAAAAGACTCGTAGTCGTCCTTGTCTTTTCCTCTGGAGTCCCTATCATAATTGCTTGAACCACTTTGAAAACTACCACCAAACGAAGCTGAACCAGACTTATATGATATTCCTGTTGATGAGAGGCCAACGTACCTAATTGGAGGCAAAAGAAAAACCGATTAAATTCGACAACGCACCAAAGAAAATCAGGAAAACCAGTTATATTCACTTGTATAGAAACTAACTTGTTACGATTGATTGTTGCTTTGTCTCTGATCTCTGAGATTTTCTCCTTATTATTCAAGAGGGCAACTATGTTCTCCGCCTTCTTTCTTACATTGATTCCCACATCTTTTCCATTCGGTTTAACATACTCAAAACTCGTGAGTGACTACATCGATGACAAATCACAAACAAAGCTCATGTCAGTACAAAAACCAAAACGTCCACCACAAAAGAACAACCTATCAACATGTAAAGAGAGATATACTGACAGATATTTGGTACATATGTTCAATAATCTCATCAACTGCTCGTTCTGACCCATTTGAAATCAGATAATCAATAACAGCCAGCGcctggaagaagaaaaaaaaaacaccaaatcatAAACTGTAACTTCCAAACATTACAGGGAAATATCAAGAAGATTCTCACCTTATACACGTATCGCCAATCCTTTCCCCTCTCAGTCAGTCTAGTCTACAAAACACCCATAACCATCTGGCATTCCGAGCTAATTacatattgtaaatgtacaaGGAAAGCAACATATTATCAAAATCATTTCCAAGTTTaatgaaatctaaaaaaaaaagaagagaatttACAATTTCTTAGTGGCTTGTGCAATCTCTGCCAAAGCAGTACCATGTGGACCCCAAGGCTCGTTATCAGTAGCATCCAATACATGTACTTAAACATAACCATATGTTTATAAACATCATCACAGAACATGAGATGAACAAACTGAATAAAAAGCCACGATTACACGGATACTAACACATTGGCGTTCACTCTGTAAACTTTATTAATAGAAACGTCAACTAAGATGGATCTAATATATCAACTAAGAACACATTATTCAGCATACGAACACATTCAGCACTCAAATCAATTTGCATATCAATTAGCCAAGCAATATGGAGAGACTGTTTGAACATATAGAAAGGATTCAAATGAATTCACCTTTTGCTCCATCTCTGGAACCTGCAGAACTTTGAGATTCACCTCCCTCTTTctgtaagttaaaaaaaaaaatcaatcagaAAAAATCAACATATGATCTAGCCGGATTCGAATCCAAACACAATCTAATTTCAATCGAAATCGAATGAGGAATAGATATAAAGGAGGGTTAAACCCACATCTCTCGAACCGTTTGATCGAAGACCTTCAtgaaatccatttttgaattcGCGCAAATGGTATGAGCAAAGGAACAAATTTCTGGTTCGAAGAGGAAGTGTAGATCTGATAAGGGGtggctagtttttttttttctttttttttgacaaatgcaaagaaagattaaaaataAGAAGTAGCACCTAATAAAAATCTACTTTTTCGCGCAATTTTTAGGCGTCAAATAACGCCTGGGTGAGTACATAACCGGTTTGATATTGGTCACATAAGGTTAAGCTAATGACACTCTACGATAGGGCTATTGCTAACCAATGACTATACCAAATACAAGAGTTAGTGAGGAACTCAGCGTGATGAAGTCATATGCAAGTCAAATTGCATTTGTTTAAATTCTGATACGAATAAAATAAACCACATAATATCATGTTATTGTTACGTCACGCATGCCATTATTTCTAACTATTTTTTGTTGACCACAATCTTGTGCTTTGAACAAAAAATCCACAAGCCATGGCCCATGACTCCCAATAATATAAATCCTCAAGACAATGGTTAAGTTTATATAATTGAATCCTACATATATTCTGAAGCTGTAGATTGTTTAAGCATACACACCAATATACTTATCATTTCGGCTGAATCATgtatttaaagatatatatatatatatatatcatttttcaTTTCAACTAGTGGATATAATATGATGGAGAACGTAAAAATTTGGATTggtttgataaataaaaaagttgATGATGATAATGCTGCTAGTTTTCTATTGGGCCAGGCAGATTTGTTAATGTTTGTTTTTACTTAGTCCAGGTCACACGCCTTTCCTTTCTGTTTCTGAAAATTGAACACTCACACTCAGAGTGGGCACGTGTTCGGAAACAGGGCCCATCAAGCCCAATCTAAACACCGTTTAATGTCCGAACGTATATGCTCCTGacgtttaattattttttttaaaagaccaGTCATTATTAACCCCTGGAACAGCAAAGCTAGTAATTAAAACGTAAAATGACATGTGTCACATACTGATTcgacaaaaattaaattaagattCAGCTGACACTTCCACTTGCATGTAAACCACGATACAGACTAATCTGTGAATGACGTGTCGCAATACGATTCGTTATAACCAAAAGAAAGATTTTAGCTGATAATCTTCGCGGTTACGGTGAAGCCGCACGCACCGGATCGTAACTACTCTCCGTTCCAACCTGTTTCCTTCTCCTTggaagctctctctctctcacttccGAGAAAGGAAAAAGCaacacttctctctctctctaagaaTCAATTTTCGCTGCGGGGTTTATCAAATCTTCTTCTGCAAGACGATCATACATCTACATGCACACACCTATATGTGTATGCTGATGTATGCATAAAGTCGTGCGTGTGCGTGGGCGCGTGTTGAATAGTTTAATCGAGTCTCTGCGTTTTCAATTTCGTCAACTCCAACTAAGCTCAATGATCCCAATTAGGGTTGGACTTCGTCCGTGATGACTCTTGATACTATAGGATGGCTCGATTTCAattcatcgtcttcttcttcttcgtatcgGTTGCGGTTTTCGCCGTAAACCCTAGCTCAAGCTATCGATTCGCCATCGTGGAGCCTGATTCGGGTTTGGATCCGGATTCGGAGTCGGAGTCGGAGTCGGAGTCACTGCTTTTCCACCAGGATTACTCGCCGCCAGCTCCGCCACCGCCGCCTCCGCACGGACCCTCGGTGTCTTGCACCGACGATCTAGGCGGCGTCGGGTTTTTGGATACTACTTGTAAGATCGTAGCTGATTTGAATCTTACTAAAGATGTGTATATAGCTGGGAAGGGCAATTTCATCATCCTCCCTGGTGTTAAGTTCCACTGTGCGATCCCTGGGTGCTCTATAGCTATCAATGTCTCTGGGAACTTCTCTCTAGGCGCGGCGTCTACGATTGTCGCCGGGACGTTTGAGCTTTCCGCTGGTAACGCTAGCTTTGCTGGTGGATCGGCTGTGAACACGACGGGTTTAGCTGGGAGTCCTCCGTCGCAGACTAGCGGGACGCCGCAGGGGATTGATGGTGCTGGTGGTGGGCATGGTGGGAGAGGGGCTTGCTGTTTGACTGATACTAGGAAGCTTCCGGAGGATGTGTGGGGAGGTGATGCGTACTCGTGGTCGACGCTGAGTAAGCCGTGGAGCTATGGTAGTAAAGGAGGGTCGACGAGCAGGGAGATTGATTATGGAGGAGGAGGGGGAGGGAGAGTGAAGATGAATATTACGCAGTTTTTGGATGTTAATGGGAGCCTTTTGGCAGAGGGAGGTTATGGAGGAGCTAAAGGCGGTGGTGGGTCTGGTGGCAGCATCTTCATCATAGCATATAAGATGTAATGAACTTTCTTTCACTATCTGTTGCTTTGATTTCAACGGATCTTTAAGTCTTTCTAGGTAAAATTGATCTCAGCTATCATCTTATGCTTTGCTTTTATCATAAATGCAGGACTGGAATTGGAAAGATTAGTGCATGTGGTGGGAGTGGCTACGGTGGTGGGGGTGGTGGAAGAGTATCTGTCGATATTTTTAGCAGGCATGATGACCCAAAAATCTTTGTGCATGGTTAGTTTCTCTTACGCTACTGTTCGTTAATTTGCAACTCTTGCGAAATTGATTGGGTTTTAAAGTATGAACCTTTAAATTCAATGATATAATTTCATTCTCTCAGATGATTAATCATCACAGAAAAATTCTTCATCCTGATCTTTACTTGGTTACTTTGCTAACATCTGTGTATATTGTATATTCTTAtagtttttgtttatgttttgagCGAGTTATTTTTATATGTACTTTCTTAACATCTTCAATCATGTGCACTAATTTCATTCTCCTACATGCAGGCGGATACAGTATCGGGTGTCCAGATAACTCAGGTGCTGCTGGAACCCTATACGATGCTGTTCCCCGAAGCCTTTTCGTTAGCAACTACAATCTGACGACAGACACTTATACGCTTCTCCTAGAATTCCCCTTCCAGCCTCGTTGGACCAATATTTATATTCAGGACAAAGCGCGAGCAACTTGTCCTCTGCTATGGAGTCGTGTCCAGGTATTTAGAAAATGAATTTCAAGCACATGGTGTAGGCCAACTGTTTGATCAACTTTTGCAGTTTTGATGCTAGGACTATTTGTTATCTCATATAAAAATGATGTTTTATTTCTGCAACTCAAGTGTCTCTTctctacattttttttgttgcttctGTATATGCATATTTAGGTTTTCAGTGAATTTTCCACCTCTCAGCATATTATTTTGCTTTGGCTTATGCCGTTACCGCTAACCCAATTCTTAAAGATGTAGTACTCAAGCAGAATTCATTATGTAGGTTCAAGGACAAATTAGTTTGTTGTGTGGTGGTGTTTTGAGCTTCGGATTGTCTCATTATGGTAC includes the following:
- the LOC103847542 gene encoding LOW QUALITY PROTEIN: clathrin interactor EPSIN 1 (The sequence of the model RefSeq protein was modified relative to this genomic sequence to represent the inferred CDS: substituted 2 bases at 2 genomic stop codons), whose protein sequence is MDFMKVFDQTVREIKREVNLKVLQVPEMEQKVLDATDNEPWGPHGTALAEIAQATKKFSECQMVMGVLXTRLTERGKDWRYVYKALAVIDYLISNGSERAVDEIIEHMYQISSLTSFEYVKPNGKDVGINVRKKAENIVALLNNKEKISEIRDKATINRNKYVGLSSTGISYKSGSASFGGSFQSGSSNYDRDSRGKDKDDYESFQKSRRGVKSEEQSYTSKKSFSRYGSTDHDNLSSGKKSPDSGKHSSIPSHASAAPSNNDDDFDDFDPRGSSSNKPSTGSANQVDIFGADLIGDFLDSGPTETSSTNNNGKFQESDLFADATFVSASSPGTDFGSXTQVEVDLFSVSETIGTVSSAPPTVDLFASPETVARPEAKIPKPEPMTTPSIVDPFAAVPMENFDGTDPFGAFTSHSASVSTGPQAPVLHGSATRTTSPMSLADSKPQRLQKKDPFQVKSGIWADSLSRGLIDLNNCKKASLADVGVVRGLSNDEGNKASAAAYYSGWSMGAGSGLGKTGLYSAQQQQQQQTPEISDGFFSSLSNQRYHQSGGFKQ